The proteins below are encoded in one region of Streptomyces roseirectus:
- a CDS encoding pectate lyase family protein produces MRLRQLAVVTALLPLLALPAHAEARDASRDTLPAGDGWAAQGPGTTGGAAADAGHVHTVTTRAQLVRALDGGSDTPKIIKVAGTIDANTDDAGRPLDCADYATDGYDLASYLAAYDPRTWGAAKPAGPQEDARQASAARQAERVVLKVGSHTTLIGVGAKAVIKGANLQVRNATNVIVRNLDLRDAYDCFPVWQPNNGGLGDWKTAYDNLWLSGATHVWVDHVTFSDRGHPDADEPTHFARNHLRHDGLLDITNASDLVTVSFSRFADHDKAMLIGSGDTATGDRGRLRVTLHHNEFRGIVQRAPRVRFGQVHLYNNRYLVTGDDHRYSIGVSTESAIVAENNAFHAPGHIEVADLVKSWNGTALQQSGTLFNGYPVDLLTIHNAYNSGSERDLVADVGWTPTLHTKIDSARTADHRVAREAGAGRLP; encoded by the coding sequence ATGAGACTCCGTCAACTCGCCGTGGTAACCGCCCTGTTGCCCTTACTCGCGCTCCCGGCACACGCCGAGGCCCGCGACGCGAGCCGCGACACCCTGCCCGCCGGCGACGGCTGGGCCGCGCAGGGCCCCGGCACCACCGGAGGCGCGGCGGCCGACGCCGGCCACGTCCACACCGTCACCACCCGCGCGCAGCTCGTCCGCGCCCTCGACGGCGGCAGCGACACCCCGAAGATCATCAAGGTCGCCGGGACCATCGACGCCAACACCGACGACGCGGGCCGCCCCCTGGACTGCGCCGACTACGCCACCGACGGCTACGACCTCGCGTCCTACCTCGCCGCCTACGACCCCCGCACCTGGGGCGCCGCCAAGCCGGCCGGCCCTCAGGAGGACGCCCGCCAGGCGTCGGCGGCGCGCCAGGCCGAGCGCGTCGTCCTCAAGGTCGGCTCCCACACCACGCTCATCGGCGTCGGCGCGAAAGCGGTCATCAAGGGCGCGAACCTCCAGGTCAGGAACGCCACCAACGTCATCGTCCGCAACCTCGACCTGCGCGACGCCTACGACTGCTTCCCCGTCTGGCAGCCCAACAACGGCGGACTCGGCGACTGGAAGACCGCCTACGACAACCTGTGGCTGTCCGGCGCCACCCACGTCTGGGTCGACCACGTCACCTTCAGCGACCGGGGCCACCCCGACGCCGACGAGCCCACCCACTTCGCCCGCAACCACCTGCGCCACGACGGCCTCCTCGACATCACCAACGCCTCCGACCTGGTCACCGTCTCCTTCAGCCGCTTCGCCGACCACGACAAGGCGATGCTGATCGGCAGCGGCGACACCGCGACCGGCGACCGGGGCAGGCTGCGTGTCACCCTGCACCACAACGAGTTCCGCGGCATCGTCCAGCGCGCGCCCCGCGTCCGCTTCGGACAGGTCCACCTCTACAACAACCGCTACCTGGTGACCGGCGACGACCACCGCTACTCGATCGGCGTCTCCACCGAGTCCGCGATCGTCGCCGAGAACAACGCCTTCCACGCACCCGGCCACATCGAGGTCGCCGACCTCGTCAAGAGCTGGAACGGCACCGCCCTCCAGCAGAGCGGCACCCTCTTCAACGGCTATCCCGTCGACCTCCTCACCATCCACAACGCCTACAACTCGGGCAGCGAACGCGACCTGGTGGCCGACGTCGGCTGGACCCCCACCCTGCACACGAAGATCGACAGCGCCCGTACGGCCGACCACCGGGTCGCCCGCGAGGCGGGCGCGGGAAGGCTGCCGTGA
- a CDS encoding Gfo/Idh/MocA family protein, translating to MSIDLVLAGARGHGRWHLDNILRLQDKGIVRLAGICELTPLTPDEIPAGLGTPEQSPDLGALLDATGARIAVICTPIPTHTDLALTAASRGVHLLLEKPPAPSYPEFRRMADGVAAAGVACQIGFQSLGSHAVPAIRDLIADGTIGEVTGVGGAGAWARAESYYRRAPWAGKRRLNGVDVIDGALTNPLAHAVATALALDGAVRAEDVTRVETELFHANTIESDDTSCVRVTTSHGRPVTIAATLCAERPGEPYVLVHGSRGRITYWYKQDRVLLQRAGHGPEEYEYGRTDLLENLVDHLTDHTSLLVPPDSTGAFMKVVEAIRTAPDPAPLPENAWYLLNDEERRVVPGIDDLVEKVADSLALYSELDAPWALPKEVSTR from the coding sequence ATGAGCATCGACCTCGTCCTCGCCGGGGCACGCGGCCACGGCCGCTGGCACCTGGACAACATCCTCCGCCTCCAGGACAAGGGCATCGTCCGCCTCGCCGGGATCTGCGAACTCACCCCGCTCACCCCCGACGAGATCCCCGCCGGCCTCGGCACCCCCGAGCAGTCCCCGGACCTCGGCGCCCTCCTCGACGCCACCGGCGCGCGGATCGCGGTGATCTGCACCCCGATCCCCACCCACACCGACCTCGCGCTCACCGCCGCGAGCCGGGGCGTCCACCTCCTGCTGGAGAAGCCCCCGGCGCCGTCCTACCCGGAGTTCCGGCGCATGGCCGACGGGGTCGCCGCCGCCGGCGTCGCCTGCCAGATCGGGTTCCAGTCGCTGGGCTCGCACGCCGTCCCCGCGATCCGGGACCTCATCGCCGACGGGACGATCGGCGAGGTCACCGGGGTCGGGGGAGCGGGCGCCTGGGCCCGCGCCGAGTCCTACTACCGGCGCGCCCCCTGGGCGGGCAAACGGCGCCTGAACGGCGTGGACGTCATCGACGGCGCCCTCACCAACCCGCTCGCCCACGCCGTCGCCACCGCCCTCGCCCTGGACGGCGCCGTCCGCGCCGAGGACGTGACCCGCGTGGAGACCGAGCTGTTCCACGCCAACACCATCGAGTCCGACGACACCTCCTGTGTCCGCGTCACCACCTCCCACGGCCGTCCGGTCACCATTGCCGCGACCCTGTGCGCCGAGCGGCCGGGCGAGCCGTACGTCCTCGTCCACGGCAGCCGGGGCCGGATCACCTACTGGTACAAGCAGGACCGCGTCCTCCTCCAGCGCGCCGGCCACGGCCCGGAGGAGTACGAGTACGGCCGCACCGATCTACTCGAGAACCTCGTCGATCACCTGACGGATCACACCTCCCTGCTCGTACCTCCCGACTCCACCGGCGCCTTCATGAAGGTCGTGGAAGCGATCCGCACCGCACCGGACCCGGCTCCACTGCCCGAAAACGCCTGGTACCTCCTGAACGACGAGGAACGCCGCGTGGTTCCCGGGATCGACGACCTCGTGGAAAAAGTCGCCGACTCCCTCGCCCTCTACTCCGAACTGGACGCCCCCTGGGCCCTGCCGAAAGAGGTGAGCACCCGATGA
- a CDS encoding PmoA family protein, producing the protein MTAPDTAVLRVAGRPVGRYVTRPELPARLSPRPYLHPVTTLAGTAVTELTPADHLHHLGVGVAVPDVEGHNFWGGRTYVQGQGPTELDNHGVQLHTGFQLHDPDGFVEELRWIAAGRELLRERRTVAATELTDTAWALDFTFALTNPGPAPLSLGSPATNGRPGAAYGGFFWRARKESSAPDVFTPDTKGEEAAHGAHADWIALAGADWTLVLAGATDLTRRDPWFVRTAEYPGVGSSLASTARLPVPPGDTVVRRVVTVVADGRLGRDEAAVLVRKAVSQ; encoded by the coding sequence ATGACCGCCCCCGACACCGCCGTCCTGCGCGTCGCGGGCCGCCCGGTCGGCCGCTACGTCACCCGGCCCGAACTGCCCGCCCGGCTCTCCCCGCGCCCCTACCTGCACCCCGTCACCACCCTCGCCGGCACGGCGGTCACCGAACTGACCCCGGCCGACCACCTCCACCACCTCGGCGTCGGTGTGGCCGTACCCGACGTCGAGGGGCACAACTTCTGGGGCGGGCGCACCTACGTCCAGGGACAGGGCCCGACGGAACTCGACAACCACGGCGTCCAGCTCCACACCGGCTTCCAGCTCCACGACCCCGACGGATTCGTCGAGGAACTGCGCTGGATCGCCGCCGGACGCGAACTGCTGCGCGAGCGCCGGACCGTCGCCGCCACCGAACTCACCGACACCGCCTGGGCGTTGGACTTCACCTTCGCCCTCACCAACCCCGGCCCCGCCCCGCTGTCCCTCGGCAGCCCCGCCACCAACGGCCGCCCCGGCGCCGCGTACGGCGGCTTCTTCTGGCGCGCCCGCAAAGAGAGTTCGGCACCCGACGTCTTCACCCCCGACACCAAGGGCGAGGAGGCCGCGCACGGCGCGCACGCCGACTGGATCGCCCTCGCCGGCGCCGACTGGACCCTCGTCCTCGCCGGCGCCACCGACCTCACCCGGCGCGACCCCTGGTTCGTGCGCACCGCCGAATACCCCGGCGTGGGCTCCTCGTTGGCGTCCACCGCCCGCCTGCCCGTCCCGCCCGGCGACACCGTCGTCCGCCGCGTCGTCACCGTCGTCGCCGACGGACGGCTCGGACGCGACGAGGCGGCCGTCCTGGTCCGGAAGGCGGTCAGCCAGTGA
- a CDS encoding glycoside hydrolase family 43 protein, translating to MTYTNPILDADWSDPDVLRVGDDYYLTASSFGRAPGLPLLHSRDLVNWTLVGHALQLLEPAAEFRRPRHDCGVWAPSLRHHDDRFWIFWGDPDQGIFQVNAPEIRGPWTRPHLVKAGKGLIDPCPLWDDETGEAYLVHAWAKSRSGVKNRLTGHRMNPDGRSLLDEGKVIVDGDRIPGWFTLEGPKLYRHEGRFWILAPAGGVETGWQGAFRAREFFGPYEERVVLEQKDTDVNGPHQGGWVRTQHGEDWFLHFQQRGAYGRVVHLQPMSWGPDGWPVIGDDGAPVATHELPALPPQKPAAPATDDDFPGGRFGRQWAWTANPQDGWATQHSGDGLRLSCVRTADLHDLRKLPNILTQRLPGRPSAVEVTLELPSEDPGARGGLAVLGDAFSWIGLQRGPDGTVHLVHRFAEGVAERERDAAHPRLVPTGRVRLRIEIREGARCQFFHDVGEGLRPSGPVFAATPWRWVGALLGLVSLAPEGSGHAGSAVFTRFRITPL from the coding sequence GTGACGTACACCAACCCGATCCTCGACGCCGACTGGTCCGACCCCGACGTCCTGCGCGTCGGCGACGACTACTACCTCACCGCGTCCAGCTTCGGCCGCGCCCCCGGCCTGCCGCTGCTGCACTCACGCGACCTCGTCAACTGGACGCTCGTCGGCCACGCCCTCCAACTCCTCGAACCCGCCGCCGAGTTCAGGAGGCCCCGGCACGACTGCGGGGTCTGGGCGCCCTCGCTGCGCCACCACGACGACCGGTTCTGGATCTTCTGGGGCGACCCCGACCAGGGCATCTTCCAGGTCAACGCCCCGGAAATCAGGGGCCCTTGGACCCGCCCCCACCTCGTCAAGGCCGGCAAGGGCCTGATCGACCCCTGCCCCCTGTGGGACGACGAGACCGGCGAGGCGTACCTCGTCCACGCCTGGGCGAAGTCCCGCTCCGGCGTCAAGAACCGGCTCACCGGCCACCGCATGAACCCTGACGGACGGTCACTTCTCGACGAGGGCAAGGTCATCGTCGACGGCGACCGCATCCCCGGCTGGTTCACCCTCGAAGGACCCAAGCTCTACCGCCACGAGGGCCGCTTCTGGATCCTCGCCCCCGCCGGGGGAGTGGAGACCGGCTGGCAAGGCGCCTTCCGCGCACGGGAGTTCTTCGGCCCCTACGAGGAACGCGTCGTCCTCGAACAGAAGGACACCGACGTCAACGGCCCCCACCAGGGCGGCTGGGTCCGCACCCAGCACGGCGAGGACTGGTTCCTGCACTTCCAGCAGCGCGGCGCCTACGGCAGGGTCGTCCACCTCCAGCCAATGAGCTGGGGTCCGGACGGGTGGCCGGTCATCGGCGACGACGGCGCCCCCGTCGCCACCCACGAACTCCCCGCCCTGCCCCCGCAGAAGCCCGCCGCGCCCGCCACCGACGACGACTTCCCCGGCGGACGCTTCGGCCGCCAGTGGGCGTGGACCGCGAACCCGCAGGACGGCTGGGCGACCCAGCACTCCGGCGACGGCCTCAGACTCTCCTGCGTCCGCACCGCCGACCTCCACGACCTGCGCAAACTCCCGAACATCCTCACCCAGCGCCTCCCCGGCCGGCCGTCGGCCGTCGAGGTCACCCTCGAACTGCCCAGCGAGGACCCCGGCGCACGCGGCGGACTCGCCGTCCTCGGCGACGCGTTCAGCTGGATCGGGCTCCAGCGCGGACCCGACGGCACCGTCCACCTCGTCCACCGGTTCGCCGAGGGCGTCGCCGAGAGGGAACGCGACGCCGCGCACCCCCGGCTCGTCCCAACGGGCCGCGTACGACTGCGGATCGAGATCCGCGAGGGGGCGCGCTGCCAGTTCTTCCACGACGTCGGAGAGGGTCTGCGCCCCTCCGGCCCCGTGTTCGCCGCCACGCCCTGGCGGTGGGTCGGCGCCCTGCTCGGCCTCGTCTCGCTCGCCCCCGAGGGCAGCGGGCACGCGGGCTCCGCCGTCTTCACCCGCTTCAGGATCACTCCCTTGTAA